The Deltaproteobacteria bacterium genomic sequence ATGCATGTGCAGGTGCATCACCTCCTGGTTGGCCGCAGCGCCGTTTAACTGGAGCACGTTCATTCCGTCGGGGTTCAACGCCTTCTCAACGGCACGGGCCAAGCGATGAATGGTTCCTGCCACCGCGCGGTAACCCTCTTCGTCGATTTCCAAAATATTTGCCGCATGCTTCTTGGGAATGACCAGCAAGTGGCCACGATTCATGGGCTGAATGTCCATAATGCCCAACACATGTTCGTTTTCCAGCACCTTTGTGGAAGGAATCTCTCCGGAAACGATCTTGCAGAAAAGGCAATCCATTGCAGGTTCTCTCCTATCGGCTCAAGTCATCTGGGGGAACTGAAACAAAAGCTCCACGTCGCGGTCTTCCGCCGCCCCTTCTCCATTGAAAGGATCATCGATCGAGGATTCGTAAGAGGCTCGGGCATTTTCGCCGAGTTGACCCGTCGCCTGCTGATTGAATACGAACGTGCGGATGATGCCGGTCCCGTCCGCGTTGTTAATCACTTCAAGTATGCGGGCTTGCTGAGGAAAATCAATCAGCGATGACGTCTGAATCTGCCAGAATCCGCGGTGTGGCTCCCCGCTCACGGGAAAAGCCCGGATTCGGTGCGTATGATCGTGGCCACTGAGTACCGCGATAACCTGAGGATGGTCAAACAGGACGCCCACCAGGTCGTCACGGCCGATCGTGAGGTCGTTCAAACGGTGGTGGCTGATTACGATGGCCAAAGAATCGGTGTGTTGGTCCAACTGGCCTGCCAGCCACGAGATCTGTTCGTCGCTCACCCCGCCTTCGGCGCTTCCCGCGTCCAGGGTGCTCTCGAGAACATAAAACCTCACACCGGGCTGAACCAATACGTTCGACACGTCACGCACAGGCGCCACAGGGCTGAATGCGTAAAACCCCTTCACGCTGTTGGGGTCTCCGTTAAAACCGGGGCCAAAATCAAAACCCATGGCCATAGAACCAAACATCAACTCCGTGGGTACATGATGTCTGAAAAAATGTTCCCGGATGAATTGACCCGTGTCCACAAAATCCAGACTCGAGAGGTTCTCCGCCAAGCTTGGCCTTATGTTTCCCAAGGCCAGTCGATCATGATTACCGATGGCCTGGAGCCAGGGCAGCCCGGACTGATTGATTTCGCCGAGAAACGAGACCAACTCGGTCATGACCCCCGCATCGATCGCATCACCGGTATGCACAATGAGGTCCAATGGAGGAACGACTGCGTTCATGGTTTTTACGATGGCCTGGAGTACGTCTACGTCATAACGCTCCTGAGGTTGAGGCCGATCCAGACCTCCGAAACCGATATTGTCTCCGAACGAATCCAACAGGGATTCAAGGGCCAGGTTGCCTGTCACACTAAAATCATCCAGCGTGATGTGCGTATCCGAAATCTGTCCGAAGGAGATCAATTGCCCCGCGGTCCCTATTGCGCCTTCCGCATTGGGAGCCGAGCCCAGATCGTTCAATCGTATAAACTGAGCAGGCCGTGGCGGGGCCATGGCCGAGCCCTCTGCAGACGTGGGAACAACGCCTTCATCCGTCGAGTCGCTGCACCCGGAAAGGCTCAGGCTGGGGCCGAATAGCGCGCTCACACCGCATAGCTGCAAGAATCGGCGTCTGCTAAGGCGCATAACCCTATCCTCCTATGAGAGGTGCCGTTCTAAAGTGAAAAAGGAGATCGGCGGGGCAATTCCCAAGCTTGCCGCCGGCCGATGATGATCCCCTCAACCGTTTTTGGCCTCCCCCATGAAAGGCGTTGGGATGGCTCCGCGTTCATCCGCGATCCGGTACAAATGAATCTCCGAGAGCAAACTGGTCCTCCCAGCCTCAAGTTCATTTGACCCGATAGGGGCAATGATGGTAGAGGCATCGTCGCATAACTGGAACTTGGTTGTCAAACCCGCAGACGCGCGCGATCCCGCCGGCCGCAAT encodes the following:
- a CDS encoding HIT family protein translates to MDCLFCKIVSGEIPSTKVLENEHVLGIMDIQPMNRGHLLVIPKKHAANILEIDEEGYRAVAGTIHRLARAVEKALNPDGMNVLQLNGAAANQEVMHLHMHLVPRWEGDGLTVSQWNPEPGDMAAIKETADRIRAKL
- a CDS encoding metallophosphoesterase is translated as MRLSRRRFLQLCGVSALFGPSLSLSGCSDSTDEGVVPTSAEGSAMAPPRPAQFIRLNDLGSAPNAEGAIGTAGQLISFGQISDTHITLDDFSVTGNLALESLLDSFGDNIGFGGLDRPQPQERYDVDVLQAIVKTMNAVVPPLDLIVHTGDAIDAGVMTELVSFLGEINQSGLPWLQAIGNHDRLALGNIRPSLAENLSSLDFVDTGQFIREHFFRHHVPTELMFGSMAMGFDFGPGFNGDPNSVKGFYAFSPVAPVRDVSNVLVQPGVRFYVLESTLDAGSAEGGVSDEQISWLAGQLDQHTDSLAIVISHHRLNDLTIGRDDLVGVLFDHPQVIAVLSGHDHTHRIRAFPVSGEPHRGFWQIQTSSLIDFPQQARILEVINNADGTGIIRTFVFNQQATGQLGENARASYESSIDDPFNGEGAAEDRDVELLFQFPQMT